From the Salarias fasciatus chromosome 16, fSalaFa1.1, whole genome shotgun sequence genome, one window contains:
- the etv5a gene encoding ETS translocation variant 5a isoform X1 produces the protein MDGFYDQQVPFMVPANQQSCVDETPHVRPISERKRKFVDTELAQDTEDLFQDLSQLQEIWIAEAQVPDDEQFVPDFQSDSLMFHGPPAVKIKRELSPSRAPPPCQDSHMLFGEKCLYSYSACDRKPLTPPSTPASPRCPPATHRLDEQTPPPPVSAQQGVHGPPFAVPCAPVSRDANGVPTEHRFQRQMSEPCLPFPPFLPPRGRTPRDGRPPYHRQLSEPLVAPPQHTAPPQQAAPPQQASPPQAFKQELVDPRYSEQGSHAMGPPAPPPQAAFHTMTIKQEPRDFCFDSEVPNCQSLFGRAGSFYQNNHEGFFDRDAQAYLDDTCVVPEHLEGKVKQEPPSAFRDGLPFRDGPPSQRRGSLQLWQFLVTLLDDPANGHFIAWTGRGMEFKLIEPEEVARRWGVQKNRPAMNYDKLSRSLRYYYEKGIMQKVAGERYVYKFVCDPEALFSMAFPEQQRLPLKAEPDGATAPDDDTVPLSHYDEATPLLLDGVECVAGLPFQDAYGY, from the exons ATGGACGGCTTCTACGACCAGCAGGTTCCCTTCATGGTCCCTGCCAAC CAGCAGTCTTGTGTAGACGAGACGCCTCACGTCCGTCCCATCAGTGAGCGGAAGAGGAAGTTTGTGGACACGGAGCTCGCTCAGGACACTGAAG ACCTGTTCCAGGACCTGagtcagctgcaggagatctGGATCGCAGAAG cccAGGTCCCGGATGACGAGCAGTTTGTTCCAGATTTCCAGTCAGACAGTT tgATGTTCCACGGCCCCCCAGCAGTGAAGATCAAGCGGGAGCTGAGCCCCTCCAGAGCGCCCCCTCCCTGTCAGGACAGTCACATGCTGTTCGGAGAGAAGTGCCTTTACAGCTACAG TGCCTGTGACAGGAAGCCGCTGACTCCGCCCTCCACGCCCGCctccccccgctgcccccccgcCACACACCGTCTGGACGAGCAGACTCCGCCCCCGCCGGTATCcgcccagcagggggtccacGGCCCGCCCTTCGCCGTGCCGTGTGCGCCGGTTAGCCGGGATGCTAACGGAGTACCTACTGAACACAG GTTCCAAAGGCAGATGTCGGAGCCGTGTCTCCCGTTCCCCCCGTTCCTGCCGCCCCGGGGCAGAACGCCGCGGGACGGCCGGCCGCCGTACCACCGCCAGTTGTCGGAACCGCTGGTGGCCCCCCCGCAGCACACAGCGCCCCCACAGCAGGCGGCCCCCCCGCAGCAGGCGtccccccctcaggccttcaaGCAGGAGCTGGTGGACCCCCGCTACAGCGAGCAGGGCTCCCACGCCATgggcccccccgccccgcccccccaggctGCGTTCCACACCATGACCATCAAACAAGAGCCGCGGGACTTCTGCTTCGACTCCG AAGTGCCGAACTGTCAGTCGCTGTTTGGGAGAGCCGGAAGCTTCTACCAAAATAACCACGAAG GATTCTTCGACAGAGATGCTCAGGCATACCTGGACGACACCTGTGTGGTCCCCGAGCACCTGGAAG GTAAAGTCAAGCAGGAGCCCCCCTCGGCGTTCCGGGACGGCCTCCCGTTCCGGGACGGCCCCCCGTCGCAGCGCCGCGGCTCGCTGCAGCTGTGGCAGTTCCTGGTGACGCTGCTGGACGACCCGGCTAACGGACACTTCATCGCCTGGACGGGACGCGGCATGGAGTTCAAACTGATCGAGCCCGAGGAG GTTGCTCGACGGTGGGGGGTCCAGAAGAACCGACCGGCCATGAACTACGACAAGCTGAGCCGCTCTCTGCGCTACTACTACGAGAAAGGAATCATGCAGAAG GTGGCCGGTGAGCGATACGTCTATAAGTTCGTGTGCGACCCCGAGGCGCTCTTCTCCATGGCGTTCCcagagcagcagcggctccCGCTGAAGGCGGAGCCCGACGGCGCCACGGCGCCCGACGACGACACGGTGCCACTCAGCCACTACGACGAGGCCACGCCCCTCCTGCTGGACGGCGTCGAGTGTGTGGCCGGACTGCCATTTCAGGACGCCTACGGATACTGA
- the etv5a gene encoding ETS translocation variant 5a isoform X2 yields MDGFYDQQVPFMVPANQSCVDETPHVRPISERKRKFVDTELAQDTEDLFQDLSQLQEIWIAEAQVPDDEQFVPDFQSDSLMFHGPPAVKIKRELSPSRAPPPCQDSHMLFGEKCLYSYSACDRKPLTPPSTPASPRCPPATHRLDEQTPPPPVSAQQGVHGPPFAVPCAPVSRDANGVPTEHRFQRQMSEPCLPFPPFLPPRGRTPRDGRPPYHRQLSEPLVAPPQHTAPPQQAAPPQQASPPQAFKQELVDPRYSEQGSHAMGPPAPPPQAAFHTMTIKQEPRDFCFDSEVPNCQSLFGRAGSFYQNNHEGFFDRDAQAYLDDTCVVPEHLEGKVKQEPPSAFRDGLPFRDGPPSQRRGSLQLWQFLVTLLDDPANGHFIAWTGRGMEFKLIEPEEVARRWGVQKNRPAMNYDKLSRSLRYYYEKGIMQKVAGERYVYKFVCDPEALFSMAFPEQQRLPLKAEPDGATAPDDDTVPLSHYDEATPLLLDGVECVAGLPFQDAYGY; encoded by the exons ATGGACGGCTTCTACGACCAGCAGGTTCCCTTCATGGTCCCTGCCAAC CAGTCTTGTGTAGACGAGACGCCTCACGTCCGTCCCATCAGTGAGCGGAAGAGGAAGTTTGTGGACACGGAGCTCGCTCAGGACACTGAAG ACCTGTTCCAGGACCTGagtcagctgcaggagatctGGATCGCAGAAG cccAGGTCCCGGATGACGAGCAGTTTGTTCCAGATTTCCAGTCAGACAGTT tgATGTTCCACGGCCCCCCAGCAGTGAAGATCAAGCGGGAGCTGAGCCCCTCCAGAGCGCCCCCTCCCTGTCAGGACAGTCACATGCTGTTCGGAGAGAAGTGCCTTTACAGCTACAG TGCCTGTGACAGGAAGCCGCTGACTCCGCCCTCCACGCCCGCctccccccgctgcccccccgcCACACACCGTCTGGACGAGCAGACTCCGCCCCCGCCGGTATCcgcccagcagggggtccacGGCCCGCCCTTCGCCGTGCCGTGTGCGCCGGTTAGCCGGGATGCTAACGGAGTACCTACTGAACACAG GTTCCAAAGGCAGATGTCGGAGCCGTGTCTCCCGTTCCCCCCGTTCCTGCCGCCCCGGGGCAGAACGCCGCGGGACGGCCGGCCGCCGTACCACCGCCAGTTGTCGGAACCGCTGGTGGCCCCCCCGCAGCACACAGCGCCCCCACAGCAGGCGGCCCCCCCGCAGCAGGCGtccccccctcaggccttcaaGCAGGAGCTGGTGGACCCCCGCTACAGCGAGCAGGGCTCCCACGCCATgggcccccccgccccgcccccccaggctGCGTTCCACACCATGACCATCAAACAAGAGCCGCGGGACTTCTGCTTCGACTCCG AAGTGCCGAACTGTCAGTCGCTGTTTGGGAGAGCCGGAAGCTTCTACCAAAATAACCACGAAG GATTCTTCGACAGAGATGCTCAGGCATACCTGGACGACACCTGTGTGGTCCCCGAGCACCTGGAAG GTAAAGTCAAGCAGGAGCCCCCCTCGGCGTTCCGGGACGGCCTCCCGTTCCGGGACGGCCCCCCGTCGCAGCGCCGCGGCTCGCTGCAGCTGTGGCAGTTCCTGGTGACGCTGCTGGACGACCCGGCTAACGGACACTTCATCGCCTGGACGGGACGCGGCATGGAGTTCAAACTGATCGAGCCCGAGGAG GTTGCTCGACGGTGGGGGGTCCAGAAGAACCGACCGGCCATGAACTACGACAAGCTGAGCCGCTCTCTGCGCTACTACTACGAGAAAGGAATCATGCAGAAG GTGGCCGGTGAGCGATACGTCTATAAGTTCGTGTGCGACCCCGAGGCGCTCTTCTCCATGGCGTTCCcagagcagcagcggctccCGCTGAAGGCGGAGCCCGACGGCGCCACGGCGCCCGACGACGACACGGTGCCACTCAGCCACTACGACGAGGCCACGCCCCTCCTGCTGGACGGCGTCGAGTGTGTGGCCGGACTGCCATTTCAGGACGCCTACGGATACTGA